The Phyllobacterium zundukense genome contains the following window.
GTTTCGGTCTCGTTCGCCTCGTGTGATCTTATCGTCAGCCAATTATACCTCCCATGATGGCATGAGGAGCAAGTGAACACTGGAAATTATCCGATGGCAAGGACGCGGGGTGAGTGAAAGTTTCCATCCCCTTGGCCCGCTAAACCCGCCGGGGAAGGGCTAATCAAGGCCCGATGGGGGGACGTCTCTATATGTAGGTGACGCCGCCTTATTCATTGTGAAATCGTAGACAAAAATACCATTGAAAGCGCCATGACAAACAAAAGGGCGATCAACCTTATAATGGCAATTGTCCGGACCCTTTTCCTCTGACGAGCTCTACGCCCATTCCGGTCATACCTCAAGCCAACCAAAGCCTGTAGTGACTAAACAGCTTCGCCTGCGTCTGTCAGTGGTCATTCGGCAACCGTCCACCAATAATGAAATCCATTCTTACTGTCGTTTCATGCAGGTTCATCCCACAGGATGTCCCCAAGTCGTTTGAACTCCGTGCTTAAACCAGAGCATCGTCGGAAGACTGCCGTGTTTATGGAAATGAGGCTCGACGGTGCCGATACCTAGGGGAGGTATTTCCGTCGAGCCTCCGTCCGGTGGGCACCAGACTTGGGCATTTAAATCCAAATCTGGGAAAATGGGCAAGGACTTTGCGTCCGGTCGAACCGAATTCTTGCTGATATTTGTAAACGCGCGCGTCCTTCGGGATGGGAACCGTTTTTTGCGTTTAAACCCTGCTCCGAGCTCGGGCACACTAACGTAGAAAAGCAAATTCAGCCAATCGTTTGCTTGGCCCAAAAATCAATCGAGTCCGGATAGTGCCGATTTCTCGAACTGTCAGTCATCGCCATTTTGGGACCGCCGCGGTATCGGCCGGGCAGTGGTGTGCTCGTCTCGTAATCCAGATAATATGCATGTTGCCCCACGTCATCCTGGCCAACGCTTTCTTGCCCTCGGCTACGGAGACTGACCTGCCTTTTGTGTTGCGGGTGGATTGCCCGAAGCCGCGGTCAATACCATCTGTGTCGCGTCTTTTCGGTCAGGGCTCGTCCAACCAGCACGCCGAAGAGGAATCCGAGGACGCCGACGACGCCAAGAACCGACGTTGTCGTCCCGGGGTTGTCGCGCGCCACCTCGGAAACGGTGTGCGACCGCGCGCGCAGGCCTCGTGTCGGCCTTGACACCATCGTCACCGCTTGGTCGGAGAGGTCAGAGGATTTCTGGCGCGGGTGGCCGACAGCCTTGGCCCCCTGATTTCGGATGGGTTTTTCACTTTTTCTGATCGTTTTCCGGGGAGATGCGATTGGATTTTCCGGCTTTTTTCGAAGGTCCTCGGTAGCTGCAAGTTCAGGCTTGGAAGGAGGAATTTCGACCATTGGATTTGTCCTTGATGCATGACTGTTAAGCAACGATCCGGAGGCAGGTTGGTTCCGAAGGAAGCCGCAAGCGTCGGGGATCGTTGGCGAGCGCGGCACCGCGCCTTACCGAATACTGCCGGTCGATTCCATCACTGCCACGACTTCGTCATCCCGGTGCCGACGTCAACTCGGCTGAAGCGTAAAGTGACGGACATTTCGCCAGCAGCATGGTCTCTCACAGCGAGGGCGCTTCTTTGTTCGACTTCTTGGAACGGTTCTTTGTAAAGCCCGTTAAACACCTATGACAGCGTTGGTTGTGTTAACCAGACGGGATGGCACGGCGGACAGGAGAGTTTTTCTGGTTTCCGATCCTGGCCAACGAAATGGCAGGCGAGCGCATACCCCATCCGACCGACGCTGTCACACCAATTCGAGAGGAACTGCCATGCCTAAGAAGATAGATGCCCAAGACGCCAGACAGGGCAGACAAGGATTTGCGGTTCTCTATGTTTTGTCCGCAAACTTTGCTATTTAACGGCAAATCGGACATTGTCCGCATTGAACCAGAAAACGGACAAGTCGCACCTCATGACTGCGATCGGCTATGCACGGGTCTCGACGGGAGAACAGGACACGGCGCTGCAGCTCGATGCCTTACGGAAGGCAGGCTGCGAGAAACTGTTCGAGGACAAAGCGTCAGGTGTGAAGACAGATCGCCCCGGTTTGACCGATGCTATCCGTTATGTGCGTGACGGCGATACGCTGACAGTCTGGAAGCTCGACCGTCTCGGCCGATCGATGAAGCACCTGATCGAGATCGTCACTGAGCTGGAAGCAAAAGGGGTCGGCTTCCGCTCCCTCACCGAGAACATCGACACCACGACATCGGGCGGTCGGCTGGTGTTCCACCTGTTCGGGGCGCTGGCGCAATTCGAACGTGATCTGATCCGGGAAAGGACCAGAGCAGGGCTTCAGGCCGCGGAGGAGCGTAGCCGGCACGGTGGCCGCCAGGCGGTCGTAACCCCCGAAAAGCTGGCAAAGGCTCGTCACCATCTCGCCGCCGGGCTCAATGTTCGCGAAGCTGCCGCACGGGTCAAAATTGGGAAAACTGCACTCTACCAAGCTCTCAAAGTTGAAAAATAGCGCTGTCGTCGAAGCTAAAAGCTGGTTTGCCGGATGGCGAAATTGATAGGTTGCCAATGACGATCCGAACAAATCGCAGAGAGATCCTCAAGTACATGGGAGCAACGATAATGGTCAGTACGACCCCAGCCATAGCGGACGGAAAGCATACCGATTGGCAGATTGCCGCTTCGGGTGAGACAGAATTCAAATCCGATCCCGTAACGCGTTTCGATGATCTGGCGAAAAGTGGAAAGTTATCGGGTGTGCACGGAGTTGTCGCCTTGCGCGGCGGTCGTATCGTCTTTGAACGCTATATCGACGGCAACGACATGAAGTGGGGGCAGCCGCTAGAAAATGTGAAGTTCGGGCCAGAAACTCTTCACGACATCAGATCCGTTACTAAAAGCATCGTCGGTCTGCTCTACGGTATAGCGCTTGCTAAGGGGCGAGTGCCGGCGCTTGACATGCCGATCGTCGCGCAGTTTCCCGAATATGCTGATCTTGGCCGTGATCCTGAACGCGAGCGTATCACCATTCGCCATGCGCTGACCATGACGCTGGCCATGGAATGGAACGAAGATGCCCCCTATACCGATCCTGCCAATAGCGAAATTGCCATGGAGCAAGCGCCGGATCGCTATCGCTTCATCCTGGATCGGCCGATCCTTGCCAAACCGGGAAGAGGCTGGATTTACAGCGGCGGAGCGGTTGCGCTGATTGGCAAGATCATTGAGCGAGGCACCGGGCAGAGTTTACCGGACTTCGCGAAAGAAGTGCTGTTTGATCCCCTCGGCATCGACGCCATGGAATGGATCCGAGGCCAGGATGGTGAGCCATCGGCTGCATCGGGGCTACGGCTGTCGCCTCGCTCACTGGCCCGCATCGGGCAGGTGATCTTGCAGGGCGGTGAATGGCAAGGCCGCAGTGTCATTCCAAAATCCTGGCTCGATGAAAGTTTCCAGCCAGCCGCCATCGTCGATATCGGCTGGCCGGGAATGCATTACGGTTATCTCTGGTATCTGGGCGAGGAGGCCGTAACAGACAAAACAGGAACCCATGGCGAGCGTTTCATCGCTGCGTTCGGCAATGGAGGGCAGCGGCTGTTCGTCTTCCCCGGCTTTGACTTTGTCCTTGCCATCACCACCGGCAATTACAATTCCCCGGATCAGTGGAGGGCACCCGCCGCGCTGTTGTACAACGTGTTCCTGCCAAGCCTCACTAAGACGTGAAAGCGGGCGTCTTTCCGTTCCTCTGACGGCTAAACACCATTAACATTTGGGATTGGAGTCGTCTTGCTGCTTCAGGCTGAATGCCGTCGGGCGCTTCCAGTTCTTTATTCGTTCTCAAATGTCGGACAGATCGATCACTTTCGTGTCGTGACGCCTTCATGGGAATTCTCATGAAATCAAACGTCGTTCCGCCGCCGATGCAGCGATTGTATACTTTCAGGCAACAATCAGAACCGACAAAAATCAGCTATTATCGGCATTTTCAAACGAACGATTGTCCACACGTTATGTCTTTGTACCGGCACCCATTTGAAGGCGGCGTTGCTGGTGACAAGCAGCCGCGTGCATTCGATGCAAAACCATCGCTTTTCAGCAGATCTTCTGAAGCAGCTCCATGAGCATCATGCGTTCCGCGGCAGTCAATGGGTTCAATGTTTCCTGCGACACATCAAGAGCGGCGGAGAGATTGCGATCGATTGTTTCTTTCCCTGCCTCGGTAAGGGTCAATACCAGCCGGCGGGCATCTGACGGATCCGGCGCGGTATTAACCAGTCCGCGTTTGACGAGCCGATCGACCACACCCTTGATTGTCGCCATGTCCATCGCCGTCTCACGGCCGAGCTTACCTTGCGAACAGGGCTGCAGATCCTTCAGTTTCACCAAGGCAGCCCATTGCGTGGTCGTGAGCTTTTCCGCAATCAGCTCAGAGAAGATCGCAACGTGACGCTGGTTGGCCTGTCGGAGGTAAAAACCTATCTGCTCGCCGAGCGCGTATTGCGTTGCCTTGCCCCTGCTATCGGCAGGTCCTCTGCTGTTCCCAAAAGGCGGTGCGATTTGCTCTTCCAGCGGGCTGTTCATCATTTCTCTCGTTTGTTGGCGTCGCGCTCGTGGATTGAAATTGAAAAACGCGTAACGATTAATCTCCAGGCATCCAGGCGTCCACAATGGCCTGCGTTGTGCCAACTTCCAATTGTTCGCTGAGACGTGGAGCAAGGTGCGTCATGACTGCCTGGTGGGCCACTTCATCGGCGCTGCCGATGGCATCCGAGGCCATGATGACGCGCAATCCAAGATCTATCGCGTCGAGAACACTTGCATACACGCAGACAACTGTCTCAACGCCACTGAATACAACCGTATCAATTTTATTTTCCTCGAGTCGATCCAAAAGTCCGGACGAGCCAAATACCGAATAGGTATCCTTTTCCACCACATCGTTCTCGTGCGCAAGAGCGCTGAGCGGCTCCATGAGATCGAGCATACCGGGCGCGAGGACCTCACCAGTCATCGTCGACCAACGGTTGTAGTAGTCTCTCCAACACCCCCGAGCGTCCTCGGCGCGTGGCGGTACGGTGAATTTCGCAAAAAGTGTTCTATGGCGGAAGACTTCGCAGAGCTTGATCACGTTCGGGAGAATGGTTTTGGTCGCCGGCGTATGCCAAGCGGTATCTTCCGCAAACAGCCGTTGCATGTCGATGACGACGTGCAAGGTGTTAGTAGAAAGGCGAGGCAAGGACATCGTGTCAGTTCGCCACTGCAACCGTGTGCTCGCGTGACCAGTTGAGCGTAACAGCGTCACCCTCGCGAAGCACGTGTCCGTCTCGGTTCTGCGAGAAAAGCTTGAGCGGCAAGCCATCAGCGGTTTCCAGGATGTAGGAAAGGACGGGTCCGGCGTAGATGACTGT
Protein-coding sequences here:
- a CDS encoding recombinase family protein; the protein is MTAIGYARVSTGEQDTALQLDALRKAGCEKLFEDKASGVKTDRPGLTDAIRYVRDGDTLTVWKLDRLGRSMKHLIEIVTELEAKGVGFRSLTENIDTTTSGGRLVFHLFGALAQFERDLIRERTRAGLQAAEERSRHGGRQAVVTPEKLAKARHHLAAGLNVREAAARVKIGKTALYQALKVEK
- a CDS encoding serine hydrolase domain-containing protein, with the translated sequence MVSTTPAIADGKHTDWQIAASGETEFKSDPVTRFDDLAKSGKLSGVHGVVALRGGRIVFERYIDGNDMKWGQPLENVKFGPETLHDIRSVTKSIVGLLYGIALAKGRVPALDMPIVAQFPEYADLGRDPERERITIRHALTMTLAMEWNEDAPYTDPANSEIAMEQAPDRYRFILDRPILAKPGRGWIYSGGAVALIGKIIERGTGQSLPDFAKEVLFDPLGIDAMEWIRGQDGEPSAASGLRLSPRSLARIGQVILQGGEWQGRSVIPKSWLDESFQPAAIVDIGWPGMHYGYLWYLGEEAVTDKTGTHGERFIAAFGNGGQRLFVFPGFDFVLAITTGNYNSPDQWRAPAALLYNVFLPSLTKT
- a CDS encoding MarR family winged helix-turn-helix transcriptional regulator; protein product: MMNSPLEEQIAPPFGNSRGPADSRGKATQYALGEQIGFYLRQANQRHVAIFSELIAEKLTTTQWAALVKLKDLQPCSQGKLGRETAMDMATIKGVVDRLVKRGLVNTAPDPSDARRLVLTLTEAGKETIDRNLSAALDVSQETLNPLTAAERMMLMELLQKIC
- a CDS encoding isochorismatase family cysteine hydrolase, with amino-acid sequence MSLPRLSTNTLHVVIDMQRLFAEDTAWHTPATKTILPNVIKLCEVFRHRTLFAKFTVPPRAEDARGCWRDYYNRWSTMTGEVLAPGMLDLMEPLSALAHENDVVEKDTYSVFGSSGLLDRLEENKIDTVVFSGVETVVCVYASVLDAIDLGLRVIMASDAIGSADEVAHQAVMTHLAPRLSEQLEVGTTQAIVDAWMPGD